The Amphiura filiformis chromosome 1, Afil_fr2py, whole genome shotgun sequence nucleotide sequence GTTTGAAAATAATAACTAACTTCAGCTCAGAATAGAGAAAGTTTTGAATCCATGATGGCATCAGGTCAAGAAACCAGCTCAGTCCCAACGAGAGAGACATTTTACAGCAATCTGAATGGAACATCAACATTAGAGATTTCACTTATGGCATCTGGTGCCCCAGCCTGCATGGTGTTGAGATTCAGTATTGTCGCAGTTTTGGTCTGTACTGTGGGGATAGTGCTCAAGCCATGGTAAGTGGAACTTCATCTCAATATACCCTTAGACTATGGcatatagtcgatttttgataaattacAAATGTGTTATTGATCATGATGAATGCATTCAGTTGAaaattattatacagggtgtccccccaccCTGTACAGATGTATTGTTTATCACAAGTAAAGTATtgaataaatggtcataaaaatataactagtgacagtaaaagtcaaCATGGTAAAGTATAAGTACATTGTATGTTATCAAATATAACATGATATCTTGGCATAATTCGtcgccgtatcacatactgacgtatttgcaaaatacacatttcgagaaaatcgaacttgaaaatctagcgattttcatttgcctcataatcttgattaaaatattattgtcgattaaaaccaggttaacagtaatgcaaatataccatattttcaatataattcacttatcactatcagagcataatttattctgcaaaaaaacgaatattaaattaatatgtcactatgtgaaaaggactaatgtcaatttcaccgttcaaatgacaaatatgtcacgcaaatacgtcagtatgtgaaacagttgcgcaaaatacgtcagtatgtgaaaaggacaaaacagcaattttgctgtGCAATGAcgagagtcgcgcaaatacgtagcgcaaatacgtcagtatgtgaaacggcaaattcttcaaattgcagatacgatatactgtaCTGGGCTtgtgcagtataggtgatcggcaaagacgtcgttatgtgatgcagacatttcaaggttttgtaaatacgacataattaaattaattaatatcttactaatttagCTACTTTGAGGCATGGTGTTTTGGTGgaaatatagagtagaacataacaaactaatataccaattttctcaaaaatgttaaaaatgtcgaatacgtcagtatgtgatacggccgacgaattgtAATGAGCTCACTTACTGAACAAATTTGAGTTTtggatctaccagtttattgattgcAAAACCCTGAATAAAAAAAATCGAACTTTGAAGTGTAATGTAAACCCTATGAATGAAAATGTTTTAGAAACTCATTTGTGCTGTTTTCTTATGGAAACACCAAAATAGCAAAAGGGGAGGTATTGGTACCCTGGGTGTTGGGTTATGTTGGATTTGGCATGGTTAGGGCCAATGCATTTATACTTAGGAATGTATCAACTTTcctcaaatttattttgatttttcgaaattcagttataactcttttcaaaaaatatgtctaggaaattgggatgctttctatagctttgttaagatacaagaaacattttaagaagggttttgtgatcattagagggggtgtaactctcagaacaacaaataaagattaagaagggcctcctcctttttccagacaTTATATTGTATACGcgaaaacagctctaagtatgggtatttacaccaattttgcgataaaaaatagaaaataaaaagccccctcctcctcctttttttcgaaaacccggacgtgaaacaggttttattttttacttggccttatgtatCTTATAGAATCTGCCAAAAGTATTTGTGATCAAACCCTATACTTTTTTAACTACATTGTTTCTTTCCTTTTCCAGGCAAAGATTCTTGCTTGAATTCTGTACCCTGGTGTTACCGTGTGTAATAGGAGTTACACTGCTGAGTGATTTTGCATTACCATTTCTTGTGATTGGTATTGTCACATCGTTAACATTACTTTGGGTGTTATTCAAGTAAGTTAAAAACAAGTCTTCCTTAAAGATTTCACTTGATTGTGTGTGTCAAACATAGCTGTATGTTACATGTTTACAATACTGGCATTTATTGAGTGCAACAGTGCAATTTACATCCCAAAGTTCACCTGTTGTGATTCAACTTCAAAGTGTGGTGCAAATTGCGATACCGCATTTCACTGACTTTGTGTTTGACTGACACTTCAACTGTCCTGActgaaaatctaaaaataaattgGAAAGAATGAGAAAAGAGTCAATAATTTGCatataatcatgttatcaattcaGTTATTATTCACTTAGAGTGCACACATTCCAGTATCATATGGTGTCTGGCCCATTTATCTTTCTTAATTTACAAAAACTGATGAACAAAACATATTTACATTGCCAGTATTCttgattatttttaaaatgtttgctaaAATGTTTTGTGTACCATAACAAGTTATTTATGTAcatcatagcaaatataaaagagaGTAAAGAGACTgttcaaaaagaaacaaaacactgAAATTCATTGTCAGTATGTGTATATTTAGGCATTAGGCCTATGTTGACTGTAAAttgtgaatttattttgattgttctgaCTTCTGAGACTACACTACAAATTGCTCTGcatcagatgaaattgcaccacaactttcaaaatgggatgCACTCCAATGTAATTTGAACACTGTCGCACAcaatgttaatgttaatgttttattaaatttccacacagacacataacttcaaacacAACTCAAACAAGTGCAGATCAGAAACAACTCACATTGTCAGCATTAGGCGACGTCACGCACAGTcctcaaaaacttcaatttgtcACTGCCTACCGAGTTTACGCTATGATAACAACCGTTATCTGCATACTGGCTGTAGACTTTGTAGCGTTTCCACGACGACTGGCAAAAACTGAAACCTATGGGACTGGATTGATGGATCTTGGTGTTGGGTGTTTTACTTTGGCTAATGCATTAGTATCACCTGAAGCAAGAGGAACATTTAGACAAGTCAAGTAAGCATACTAATGTGAAAATATGTGGCTACATAGCCTACATGTATACTATAGTTCTCCTAAACATTTTGTCCAAGAACTCCCAAGCAGGGGTAGGGccagaactaaacactccagtgtccgcagggacccctgaacttgcagaaaattaaaaagtagggggtccggagtagagtttggtgagtccgagttgcacaaatgcagcataaatagcatgtctgcaatagcgctagattgaaaaactggggatCTGCaaggacccctgaacttgcagaaaatttaaaaacagggggtccgaatgttggtgggtccgggaccccaaaatgcaACCTAGAGCTACCCCTGCTCCCAAGTTCTCATTAAGAACCCAATATAAGTAATAAGTGAAGACACAACAGATCAAATGACTTGCAAAGAAACAAGTCAAATGCTTTCCAGCACtctgataaaaataaaataaggggCCTTTTGTGAAATAGATGTAACAAAATAACTTAACAAGAGGTCTTTTGGAGAATATTTGTCAAAGTTTTGGAAAGACTGGGTGCTTTCATTGAAGCTATTCTATTTTCTGTCCAAAACATTGTCAACAATGACCAACAGAAAATACATGCAAGACCTGTAAATTAGCTACATCAAGGTAGCAGACTACCAAAAACCAGGACCTTTGCTATAATCTTAAGGTGGCTTTTTGTATCAAGCTCTGAGATCCAATCTTGTAAACTAACTTCTCATCACTTCTTTACCAAATTTTAGGGGTTTTAACAGTGGTCTACAGGCAATCGGTAAAGCAGCCATCTCTGCTGTGCCTATCTTGGTCCTTGGGTTCATCAGGTTAGCATCAGTAAAGGCAACAGACTACCAGGAACATGTGTCTGAGTATGGTGTTCACTGGAATTTCTTCTTCACTCTGGCTGCAGTATCAGTAAGTTGTAGACTCAAACTTTTGCAAGAATCCAAGAAATTGTTAACACAAAGACTCGAGAGATTACAGGAAAGATTcagagtttcccgtcacatatttATACTTTCAGTAACTTTTTCATTGCTCACTAATTTCCCAAGCTTCATTTTatgtgaataaaattaaaatgcggAATATGTATTGGAATATAGGATTTACTTAGGCATGCTTTAAGGGTGTAGTTTGTGAAAAAAGTATAATGAAAAAAGTATAAAACATACTTTTTGATTTAGATTTTCAAATATGGGCATAAATGTCAAATACAGGTGGGTCGATGGGAATCTCGGAATCAAGTGTACAGGACCTAATCTATTTTAATGCCCATAAAACAATCATACACTCATAGTTTTTCAGAAAGGTTCTTCAGCGGTGTACTGTTTTGGTGCTGTATATAGCATAAAGAGTAATTAGACAGAACTGAGGTTGTGATTCCATTAGCCGATCAAACTGCATATAAATGCgtaacctagttctttttacgtgataatcaggaagagcagttgGACACCGCTTAAAGACCTTGCATAAAACTATTGTTGGTGAAAACATTGAGTTTTAAGAttctgatgtgtattttctttctTCCATTTCACTCCCAGATATTCTCCTCAATCTGTCTCACACTCGTTTCACCCCACATGAGTGGCATCCTCTCAATGGTCCTTGCAGCCTCCTACCAGAACCAATTGACCAATCAGGGACTAGCAGAGTTTGTACTACATGGTGATGGAGGGATTGACTCAAGAGAGGGATTGCTGAATGCAAATAGAGAAGGCTTGGTATCATGCATAGGATATTTAGTCATATACCTTGCTGGGGTACAACTGGGAAGGTTTCTCTTCTTACCTAGGTGGGTTAGGTTAACACTGCTTTCTGGCTCTGTTGCATAAGTTCTCTCTCCAGGCTCAAGTATGGTGACTTGACCCTTTTTTAACTTTATAGTTTAATAAGTATCAAGTAGGTGGTATAATTATATGGCTTTTATTATTTCATTGTcctatttgttattttgtttaagtTTGAGTGTATAGATTGAAGCAAAAAGACAAAGAGgcaggccttgaaataagaaaaaatatccaagggtcctctggacccttgcatttgaaatttcaagggtccgaccccggacccttgcctttgacatttgaaaaccggtgttgaaaacttgattggaaactaaaatgaaagtgtgaacagggagctggacgtattatgtCACGTATGTGAATCaaattttccagtggaacaataAAACtatgattttctgctctttgcttggttcaatttttacgggtcatgcGGACCCATActgtaggaaatttgcgggtccacACCTACTTTcatgggtatttgacgcaaggacatGCCTTATTTCAAACGCTGCATAGAGGCCATGTATCCATCGCTTATATCACCATGCAATGATCATTGGTATCAGTCTATATTGTAGTAAGCAtgcacaggttttcaaaagtgggggCCAGGGGTCTCACCCCTGACTTCTCACAAAATTTTGACATGTTCTGCTCACCATAATTGGTGACTCCATGATTTCCCACTGTCAAAAGTGGGGACTGTGGCCCTCTTTGCACACACTTCTGCCTACTTATTTGTGCTATCAACTTGGTAGTGATTCAAAATAGAGTTAAGGTGTGGTGTGGAAAGGATGCACTATATGTGTGTGATGTGTATAGCATAGTTGTTCTATTCATCCAGTAAAACAACTGCACTCTGTGCAGTCTGTGGTGATACATTCACTCCGCACTTTAACCAAAGGTTTTCTGTTGccatattttgaccaaaagtgGTCTGAGCGAGTTTTGGAGAACCACTATTTAATTTGCTTTGTTGTACCTCAATATGTCTCTTGCCAAACATTTCATAAGtttgtaaataaatttttaaaaatctgaaaataaatgtGCAACTCACTATGCTACATATTGCGTCCAGACCAGTTTGCTCGTGACATAATAGATGTTGACAGGTAAGACTTTATAGCGCTGTTTATGTGGTTAGACCTTTcagccagggttgtagctagcaaAAATTGAGTGCCGGTCTCCAATTTACTATCAAGTATTTGATTGATTTAGTAAAAAATTGGTGGGCTCCAGaagtgagtggtgggctccacaGCTACAACCCTGCTTTTATTTAGCActattcatgtatttatttcaCATGTTTATATTTCCCAGGACTCTCTTAAGAGAGTACTTTGTGATGTTTCTCCAGCTGTGTATTGCTGATGTGCTCTTATGGGCCATGCTCTATGTCTCGGTGATGAGCGTTGAACCAGTGTGCAGAAGATCAGCTAATCTTTCTTATATAATATGGATTGTAAGTATTATAATACCTCTATGGACATATAATCATATGATTTTAGTTGTTTCATGATTTTTTATTTCCTGAAACCCATTTTCCTCAAATGTGTAGGTAACTATAATGCTACTAGTGCTACTCATTTCGAGATTGATGACTTCAAAATTCATCTTTGTATGTGAGAGAGCGCCATGATTGTGCCGCCTTTATATGTGAGCATGTTATGCTCTGATTCCAAGAATACTAACTGAGAAGCAGTATAGCCATATTTAACATCATGGGATATTATTATGATATAGACTGAAAGCATGAAGAGCTGGGGTAACCTGTGTCACATTGGCATGTACACCCAGCAATTAAAAcagtgggtcttttggtgacacatTGGGTACTGGTGTTTTGTTTACACATTGGGCACTGGACAGTGGGTCAAGCAAAAGCCTCTTAATAGTATAGATCAAACATGGAGACTTGGAATTTTAGAGTGAAATAAATGgcagttttcaaattaaaataacaGAATCTAGATTGGTTGAAATTGGGTACTTAAAAAATAGATCTCATTTGGTGAGagattatgtaaaattttatagTGATCATGATCATTGATTGACTGGGTCACTTGTTAAGAGGAAACACCCATGTCAATGGTGTAGCCAGGGTTTTGCAACAGGCGGTTCAAGCTTGTAAATGTATGATCAATTATTGACAACATGATATCGCTGTCAGTGACACCCTTTTCCTTCTCTTCAATATAGCTTTCAGTGGTGTACCAGCTGAAGTGTCAGAAAGATTTTCAGGGAGAAATGTGTGTGAAGTGTTAAAATAAGGTTAATGTTGAACTGAAACTGGCCAAGGGGACTGCAGATATTGGTCAATTTTCTTGATATAGACTGTCGGTACACCGTCCGCCCTGGGATGTTGTGTATCAACGATTTGTGACATGCCATCGGACCCTGACTGGGGGCTACAGTTCCCCTAGCccctcctggctatgccactgatgtGTGTTATCAAGTGTCCCATACCTTGGTGTAGATTattgatccagtagttcaaaacattttgtaaattaaatctaatactggaactaaaattagCATCCGAAAACATCAGACTTCgccaggcatctgattgatgatgttgtgacgtcagatgtgatgacgtcagaggagtcagagaatccatatgggagagagtggaggagcccgccatcaacaagaaagggggactccgcttccagTTGTCACACACATGGGACCTGGCATTATGAGACATTCCTCgccatctgacgtcatcacatcTGAAGgccgatgttttcggacgcaacatagcaaagtgactagtgagttgcaaattttagttccagtattagatttaatttacaaaataaagtgTCCCATACGTTCTGCCCCTAGTTCAGTTAACAGAAATTAGCTGAAGGTAAcaatgacattttttgttttgaagAAGACCAACAATTCTAAttcaatttatattttgtatcttTGAATATAGATTGCATATAGTATTCATCTGCTGGCCTGCTTCCTGCTGGTAGAAATTCTTTCCACCGTAGCAAATCATGGCTTGAGGGAAACGCCAAAGAAAACAGAACAAAATGGTATGTATGATTTTATTGACCAATTCATGTCATAGGAAGTGGTAATTGACAAGGGATTTTGAACTTAATCATCCTTCAGATATCAAGTCTAGAAACCTTTTAAGAAGTTGTCAGCAGAAACAAGTAGCCAGTGGATCTGGGTGGACAGTTGACTGCAAGCAGATGTGCAATACCCTGAGAGTGGGTATGGGAGGAGTATGTGCCAAACTGTCAAAAATTTGGATGttttaagagggcgcaccaccaaatcactccacgatttatgtaccagtgaaattcggttaaaataatccaccgcttatttgagcttgttgcggctttattttctaaagatattgtcaaaattcgcact carries:
- the LOC140161332 gene encoding phosphatidylinositol-glycan biosynthesis class W protein-like, with the protein product MMASGQETSSVPTRETFYSNLNGTSTLEISLMASGAPACMVLRFSIVAVLVCTVGIVLKPWQRFLLEFCTLVLPCVIGVTLLSDFALPFLVIGIVTSLTLLWVLFKHITSNTTQTSADQKQLTLSALGDVTHSPQKLQFVTAYRVYAMITTVICILAVDFVAFPRRLAKTETYGTGLMDLGVGCFTLANALVSPEARGTFRQVKGFNSGLQAIGKAAISAVPILVLGFIRLASVKATDYQEHVSEYGVHWNFFFTLAAVSIFSSICLTLVSPHMSGILSMVLAASYQNQLTNQGLAEFVLHGDGGIDSREGLLNANREGLVSCIGYLVIYLAGVQLGRFLFLPRTLLREYFVMFLQLCIADVLLWAMLYVSVMSVEPVCRRSANLSYIIWIIAYSIHLLACFLLVEILSTVANHGLRETPKKTEQNDSPKDTQPIPDPSLISAFDYNLLLMFLLGNLLTGVVNMSINTIDYPPFTGFVTVTGYMFIICVVAQMLHKYEKRIKFW